A part of Deltaproteobacteria bacterium genomic DNA contains:
- a CDS encoding roadblock/LC7 domain-containing protein, whose amino-acid sequence MPFKSILKELVEAIDGGVAATLMGRDGISVEQFIKSGGYDVETVGVEYGKVVDEIGKASDLLNLGSVQEVMVSTASVDILLRMASEDYYIAFVLAGDSNIGKARYLLRKAAVTASEELR is encoded by the coding sequence ATGCCTTTCAAGAGCATATTGAAGGAACTGGTCGAGGCTATCGACGGCGGCGTTGCCGCGACTCTCATGGGCAGGGACGGCATATCCGTCGAGCAGTTTATAAAGTCCGGCGGATATGACGTCGAGACCGTCGGGGTCGAGTACGGCAAGGTAGTGGACGAGATAGGAAAGGCCTCCGACCTCCTTAACCTGGGGAGCGTCCAGGAGGTCATGGTCTCGACGGCCTCCGTGGACATACTCCTCAGGATGGCGTCAGAGGACTACTACATAGCGTTCGTCCTCGCGGGCGACTCCAATATCGGAAAGGCAAGGTATCTCCTCCGGAAGGCCGCAGTTACGGCCTCCGAGGAGCTTCGCTGA
- a CDS encoding Xaa-Pro peptidase family protein has translation MGAKREPDYRGRLRGLRTLLGDKLDAILVSDLKNARYLSGFTGSNAFIVVTHDEAFFLTDPRYTAQAREEVKGFKIRIFRKALDEISALVLEKRIKALGFEAPNLNYASYRKLAKALPKVRLRPADGLIERLRERKDLFEVEKIRASANLLDVGFRKAARLVRAGAIESEAAFSIEVDLRRKGAEAMAFDTIIASGERGSLPHGRASGKRIKKGELVVVDMGVLMDGYNSDETRTFAAGKLKPRQREIYGIVKDAQSAAIDAIRPGRRASEVDGAARKVIEKAGYGKFFGHGTGHGVGLDIHERPSLGPLSEDVLDEGMVVTIEPGIYLPGYAGVRIEDMALVVKGGCELLTKTAKELIEV, from the coding sequence TTGGGGGCTAAGCGGGAACCGGACTACAGGGGGAGGCTGAGGGGCCTGAGGACGCTCCTCGGTGATAAGCTTGACGCCATCCTAGTAAGCGACCTCAAGAACGCGAGATACCTTTCCGGCTTTACCGGCTCGAACGCATTTATTGTCGTAACGCACGACGAGGCGTTTTTCCTTACTGACCCGAGGTACACGGCCCAGGCCAGGGAAGAGGTCAAGGGCTTCAAAATACGGATATTCAGGAAGGCGCTGGACGAGATATCCGCGCTCGTACTTGAGAAGAGGATAAAGGCCCTCGGCTTCGAGGCCCCGAACCTCAATTATGCCTCGTACAGGAAACTCGCCAAGGCGCTCCCGAAAGTAAGGCTCCGGCCTGCGGACGGCCTTATAGAGCGCCTGAGGGAGAGGAAGGACCTCTTCGAGGTCGAAAAGATAAGGGCCTCGGCAAACCTTCTTGACGTCGGTTTCAGGAAGGCCGCGCGGCTTGTAAGGGCGGGCGCGATCGAGAGCGAGGCCGCTTTCTCCATAGAGGTGGACCTCCGGAGAAAAGGCGCCGAGGCGATGGCCTTCGACACGATAATCGCTTCTGGCGAGCGCGGTTCACTCCCGCACGGCAGGGCGTCAGGGAAAAGGATAAAAAAAGGCGAGCTCGTTGTTGTGGATATGGGCGTCCTGATGGACGGATACAATTCTGACGAGACCCGCACTTTTGCTGCCGGGAAGCTTAAGCCCCGGCAGAGGGAAATATACGGCATAGTAAAGGACGCCCAGTCAGCCGCCATCGATGCGATAAGGCCGGGCAGAAGGGCTTCCGAGGTGGACGGCGCGGCGAGGAAAGTCATAGAGAAGGCCGGGTACGGTAAGTTCTTCGGGCACGGGACCGGCCACGGGGTCGGGCTCGACATCCACGAGCGCCCCTCGCTCGGCCCGCTCTCCGAAGACGTCCTCGATGAGGGCATGGTCGTCACAATAGAGCCCGGCATATATCTCCCGGGCTACGCCGGCGTGAGGATAGAGGACATGGCGCTCGTAGTGAAGGGCGGATGCGAGCTCCTTACGAAGACGGCGAAGGAATTGATCGAGGTATAA
- the accB gene encoding acetyl-CoA carboxylase biotin carboxyl carrier protein produces the protein MDIKDIKAIYKFLRETDIVEFELEGPDGKVRLKRGNAYAALPAREAAMPEAAPASAPQKEPVKEDAGKARPDNIKVITSPMVGTFYRSPSPEASPFIEVGSVVKKAQTLCIIEAMKLMNEVESDFNGKVVSILVENGQPVEYGEPLFHIEVSK, from the coding sequence ATGGACATAAAGGACATAAAAGCCATCTACAAGTTCCTGAGGGAAACGGATATCGTCGAGTTCGAGCTGGAGGGGCCGGACGGCAAGGTGAGGCTCAAGAGGGGGAACGCCTATGCCGCGCTTCCCGCAAGGGAAGCGGCCATGCCGGAAGCCGCGCCCGCCAGCGCGCCTCAAAAGGAGCCGGTGAAGGAAGACGCCGGAAAGGCCAGGCCGGACAACATAAAGGTCATTACCTCGCCGATGGTCGGCACTTTTTACAGGTCGCCCTCGCCCGAGGCCTCGCCCTTCATCGAGGTCGGGTCGGTCGTGAAGAAGGCCCAGACACTCTGCATAATAGAGGCCATGAAGCTCATGAACGAGGTCGAAAGCGACTTTAACGGCAAGGTCGTCTCGATACTCGTCGAGAACGGCCAGCCCGTAGAGTACGGCGAGCCCCTCTTCCACATAGAGGTCTCGAAATAA